A single genomic interval of Myxococcota bacterium harbors:
- a CDS encoding monooxygenase, producing the protein FKGHSFHTSRWDYGYTGGDSNGNLSGLRDKRVGIIGTGATAVQCVPHLGEAAKHLYVFQRTPSSIDVRANRDTDPGWAQSLRPGWHKHRMDNFNILVSGGFQEEDLVMDGWTDIIRKLLIMVQQDQGAAADVGKTMELADFEKMNQIRARVDTIVKDPKTAEALKPWYRQFCKRPCFHDEYLQTFNRPNVTLVDTKGRGVERLTERGVWVEGVEYPVDCLIFATGFEVGTDYTRRAGYDMFGRGGLSISHKWSTGLRTLHGMHSRGFPNLYIMGPQQSAFTVNYPHMLDEQGKHIAYIVRHALDRGIKTLEASEEAEAQWVNTIIAFSRMGRDFLEACTPGYYNNEGKLSDLSAQNGFFGGGSILFFNMLKDWRDKGDLAGLEVT; encoded by the coding sequence TTCAAGGGTCACTCGTTCCACACCAGCCGCTGGGACTACGGCTACACGGGCGGTGACTCGAACGGGAATCTCTCCGGCCTGCGCGACAAGCGGGTCGGCATCATCGGCACGGGCGCCACCGCGGTGCAGTGCGTGCCGCACTTGGGCGAGGCCGCCAAGCACCTGTACGTGTTCCAGCGCACGCCGTCGTCCATCGACGTGCGCGCCAACCGTGACACCGACCCCGGCTGGGCGCAGTCACTGCGGCCCGGCTGGCACAAGCACCGGATGGACAACTTCAACATCCTGGTCTCGGGCGGCTTCCAGGAGGAAGACCTGGTGATGGACGGCTGGACCGACATCATCCGCAAGCTCCTGATCATGGTGCAGCAGGACCAGGGCGCCGCGGCCGACGTGGGCAAGACCATGGAGCTGGCCGACTTCGAGAAGATGAACCAGATCCGAGCGCGCGTGGACACGATCGTGAAGGACCCGAAGACCGCGGAGGCGCTGAAGCCGTGGTACCGGCAGTTCTGCAAACGGCCGTGCTTCCACGACGAGTATCTCCAGACCTTCAACCGCCCGAACGTGACTCTGGTCGACACCAAGGGCAGGGGCGTCGAGCGCCTGACCGAGCGCGGCGTGTGGGTCGAGGGCGTGGAGTATCCCGTCGACTGTCTGATCTTCGCCACCGGCTTCGAGGTCGGCACCGACTACACGCGGCGCGCGGGCTACGACATGTTCGGGCGTGGCGGTCTCTCGATCTCGCACAAGTGGTCGACGGGCCTGCGCACGCTGCACGGCATGCACAGCCGCGGGTTCCCGAACCTGTACATCATGGGGCCGCAGCAGAGCGCGTTCACCGTGAATTACCCGCACATGCTCGACGAGCAGGGCAAGCACATCGCGTACATCGTCCGGCACGCGCTCGACCGCGGCATCAAGACGCTCGAGGCCAGCGAGGAGGCCGAGGCGCAGTGGGTGAACACGATCATCGCGTTCTCGCGCATGGGCCGGGACTTCCTCGAGGCCTGCACGCCCGGCTACTACAACAACGAGGGCAAGCTCAGCGACCTGTCGGCGCAGAACGGCTTCTTCGGCGGCGGCTCCATCCTGTTCTTCAACATGCTGAAGGACTGGCGCGACAAGGGTGACCTGGCGGGGCTCGAGGTGACTTAG
- a CDS encoding limonene-1,2-epoxide hydrolase family protein: protein MDANERVIRDFLAAWSRLDASELIGYFAADGVYHNMPLAPVAGRAAVEQLIRGFIGTWSEAKFDVLALVSAGNVVIAERVDRIRAGGKSVDLPCVGVFELEAGKIKRWRDYFDLATYTRAMA, encoded by the coding sequence ATGGACGCCAACGAGAGAGTGATCCGCGATTTCCTCGCTGCCTGGTCGCGCCTCGATGCGTCCGAGCTGATCGGCTACTTCGCCGCCGACGGCGTCTACCACAACATGCCGCTGGCGCCGGTCGCGGGCCGCGCAGCGGTCGAACAGCTCATCCGCGGCTTCATCGGCACCTGGAGCGAGGCGAAGTTCGACGTCCTGGCCCTGGTCTCGGCCGGGAACGTGGTGATCGCCGAGCGCGTCGATCGCATCCGCGCCGGCGGCAAGTCGGTGGACCTGCCCTGCGTGGGCGTGTTCGAGCTCGAAGCCGGCAAGATCAAGCGCTGGCGCGACTACTTCGATCTCGCGACTTACACGCGCGCGATGGCCTGA
- a CDS encoding alpha/beta hydrolase, translated as MPEKYVQVDGIATFLRHTGATTLPEAPPDLSRGDTIVCLHGAGGNSGLFSDVLERLAKEHSPIALDFPGHARSGGLDSLGSVARISAHLRGLLAALRVPRCVLLGGSMGGMVALETALAAPQLVRALVLVASGARVPVTPEYLERWRLISEGKARREFDRRDYPASATPDVMRRGFMEDIKTDPRVVYQNAQAVRDFDREADLGRVACPTLVVVGDEDAESAGPSEILAARIPGARKVVLPKVGHRVALVAPEALSEAVLEFLRGLPR; from the coding sequence GTGCCGGAGAAGTACGTCCAGGTCGACGGGATCGCGACCTTCCTGAGACATACGGGCGCCACCACGCTGCCCGAGGCGCCGCCGGACCTCTCGCGGGGCGACACGATCGTGTGTCTGCACGGCGCGGGCGGGAACAGCGGGCTGTTCAGCGACGTGCTGGAGCGGCTGGCCAAGGAGCACAGCCCGATCGCGCTCGACTTCCCCGGCCACGCGCGCTCGGGCGGCCTCGACTCGCTCGGCTCGGTGGCGCGCATCAGCGCGCACCTGCGCGGGCTGCTCGCGGCGCTGCGCGTGCCGCGCTGCGTGCTGCTCGGCGGGTCGATGGGCGGCATGGTCGCGCTCGAGACGGCGCTGGCTGCGCCGCAGCTCGTGCGCGCGCTCGTGCTCGTGGCGAGCGGCGCGCGCGTGCCGGTGACTCCCGAGTATCTCGAGCGCTGGCGGCTGATCAGCGAGGGCAAGGCGCGGCGCGAGTTCGACCGGCGCGACTATCCGGCGTCGGCCACGCCCGACGTCATGCGGCGGGGCTTCATGGAGGACATCAAGACCGACCCCCGCGTCGTGTATCAGAACGCGCAGGCGGTGCGCGATTTCGACCGCGAGGCGGACCTGGGCCGGGTCGCGTGTCCGACCCTGGTCGTGGTGGGCGACGAGGACGCGGAATCGGCCGGGCCGTCCGAGATCCTGGCCGCGCGCATTCCCGGCGCGCGCAAGGTCGTCCTGCCCAAGGTCGGGCACCGGGTCGCGCTGGTGGCGCCCGAAGCGCTGTCCGAGGCGGTGCTCGAGTTCCTGCGCGGGCTCCCGCGATGA
- a CDS encoding acetyl-CoA acetyltransferase: MSLSGRIALAGAYEHPTRWAPDKTEFQIMAESAKGALEDCGLELRDVDGLFAASMSMGAMGIVSLAEYLDLKPRHLDGTNIGGSSFVAHVSHAAAAIHAGLCEVALVLYGSTAASNALAIGTGMGGGRDAAASFVSPYGMTTVGSYALVAQRHMHTYGTTSEQLAEIAVTMRRHAGLNPAAKMRKPISVADVLESRMISRPLHLLDCCIISDGGGALVVTSAERARDLKQRPVLLLGCGEAVCHQEVGSPDLLSIAAKQSGAQAFRMAGVSHDDVDLCTIYDSFTITVLVTLENLGFCKPGEGGAFVSGGRIGLGGALPLNPDGGGLSSNHPGMRGIFLVIEAVKQLRGECGERQVADARLALAHGTGGTLGVAHSGATLVLARA; this comes from the coding sequence ATGAGTCTCTCGGGCAGGATCGCGCTGGCCGGCGCGTACGAGCACCCGACCCGCTGGGCGCCCGACAAGACCGAGTTCCAGATCATGGCCGAGTCGGCCAAGGGCGCGCTCGAAGACTGCGGGCTCGAGCTGCGCGACGTCGACGGACTGTTCGCGGCCAGCATGTCGATGGGCGCCATGGGCATCGTGTCGCTCGCCGAGTATCTCGACCTGAAGCCGCGACACCTCGACGGGACCAACATCGGCGGCTCGTCGTTCGTGGCCCACGTGAGTCACGCGGCCGCGGCGATCCATGCCGGGCTGTGCGAGGTGGCGCTCGTGCTCTACGGCAGCACGGCGGCGTCGAACGCGCTGGCGATCGGCACCGGCATGGGCGGCGGCCGCGACGCCGCGGCCTCGTTCGTCTCGCCCTACGGCATGACCACGGTCGGCAGCTACGCGCTGGTCGCGCAGCGCCACATGCACACCTACGGCACGACTTCGGAGCAGCTCGCGGAGATCGCAGTCACCATGCGCCGCCACGCCGGGCTGAACCCCGCGGCCAAGATGCGCAAGCCGATCAGCGTGGCCGACGTGCTCGAGAGCCGCATGATCTCGCGCCCGCTGCACCTGCTCGACTGCTGCATCATCTCCGACGGCGGCGGCGCGCTGGTCGTGACCAGCGCCGAGCGCGCGCGCGACCTGAAGCAGCGCCCGGTGCTGCTGCTCGGCTGCGGCGAGGCGGTGTGTCACCAGGAGGTCGGCTCCCCCGACCTCCTGTCGATCGCCGCGAAACAGTCCGGCGCGCAGGCCTTTCGCATGGCGGGCGTGAGTCACGACGACGTCGACCTGTGCACGATCTACGACTCGTTCACGATCACCGTGCTGGTCACGCTCGAGAACCTGGGCTTCTGCAAGCCGGGCGAGGGCGGGGCGTTCGTGTCGGGCGGACGCATCGGCCTGGGCGGCGCGCTGCCGCTGAACCCCGACGGCGGCGGTCTGTCGTCGAACCACCCGGGCATGCGCGGGATCTTCCTGGTGATCGAAGCCGTGAAGCAGCTGCGCGGCGAGTGCGGCGAGCGGCAGGTCGCCGACGCGCGCCTCGCGCTGGCGCACGGCACCGGCGGCACGCTGGGCGTCGCGCACTCGGGCGCGACCCTGGTCCTGGCGAGGGCGTGA
- a CDS encoding Zn-ribbon domain-containing OB-fold protein, with translation MAKELEYPRPVADWETRGFWEGAGRHELVLQRCRVCRAVQHRPRAQCAKCLGAIEHFVASGRGTVYTFTVTEQNQVPPFRDAVPYVLAYVQLEEGPRLMTHVVGCAPDEVRIGMPVRAEFRTANDSLGVPVFRPA, from the coding sequence ATGGCGAAGGAGCTCGAGTACCCGCGACCCGTGGCCGACTGGGAGACGCGCGGCTTCTGGGAGGGCGCCGGCCGGCACGAGCTGGTGTTGCAGCGCTGCCGCGTGTGCCGGGCCGTGCAGCACCGGCCGCGCGCGCAGTGCGCGAAGTGTCTCGGCGCGATCGAGCACTTCGTCGCCTCGGGCCGCGGAACGGTGTACACCTTCACCGTGACCGAGCAGAACCAGGTCCCGCCGTTCCGCGACGCCGTGCCTTACGTGCTGGCCTACGTGCAGCTCGAGGAGGGCCCGCGGCTCATGACTCACGTGGTCGGCTGCGCGCCCGACGAGGTGCGCATCGGCATGCCGGTGCGCGCGGAGTTCCGCACGGCCAACGACTCGCTCGGCGTCCCCGTGTTCCGCCCGGCATGA
- a CDS encoding PHP-associated domain-containing protein codes for MILDLHNHSIRSDDGRARVENYCQWIRKRELPLDGFVLTEHRQFDSVSDYGALAREFGLEILKASEVETDYGHVLVFGVNDDMQRAFDFGRIDLSLGLVLREVERCGGVAVPCHPGRIRVGMCAHYEARGPVAGVRIIETRNGGSRASEDERAQELADRHGYRGVGGSDAHIVSHIGRCATRFPAPVRGVGELVEALRAGEFEAVSWKSTLKP; via the coding sequence ATGATCCTCGACCTGCACAACCACTCGATCCGGTCCGACGACGGGCGGGCCCGGGTCGAGAACTACTGCCAGTGGATCCGCAAGCGCGAGCTGCCGCTCGACGGCTTCGTGCTCACCGAGCACCGCCAGTTCGACTCGGTCTCCGACTACGGCGCGCTGGCGCGCGAGTTCGGGCTCGAGATCCTGAAGGCGAGCGAGGTCGAGACCGACTACGGCCACGTGCTGGTGTTCGGCGTGAACGACGACATGCAGCGCGCGTTCGACTTCGGGCGCATCGACCTCTCGCTCGGGCTCGTGCTGCGCGAGGTCGAGCGCTGCGGCGGCGTGGCGGTGCCGTGTCACCCGGGGCGCATCCGCGTGGGCATGTGCGCGCACTACGAGGCGCGCGGGCCGGTCGCCGGCGTGCGCATCATCGAGACGCGCAACGGCGGCAGCCGGGCCAGCGAGGACGAGCGCGCCCAGGAGCTCGCCGACCGCCACGGCTACCGGGGCGTGGGCGGCAGCGACGCCCACATCGTGAGTCATATCGGGCGCTGCGCGACCCGGTTCCCCGCGCCGGTGCGCGGCGTGGGAGAATTGGTCGAGGCGCTGCGCGCCGGGGAGTTCGAAGCAGTCTCGTGGAAATCGACGTTGAAGCCCTGA
- a CDS encoding MaoC family dehydratase N-terminal domain-containing protein codes for MEIDVEALKRDWAGSTFDTVEFEIKTEDVLDFARSCGEVAPQFVDPEHPEFRAVPTFTSRYVGRRVLPDNFPRFSSGFGFDAGKCVQALAPLRPGDKIVAKSCIHDIYTKTGRSGTMLFIVHRMEFTNQRGEHVSTVDWRMVQRAGA; via the coding sequence GTGGAAATCGACGTTGAAGCCCTGAAGCGGGATTGGGCCGGGTCGACCTTCGACACGGTCGAGTTCGAGATCAAGACCGAAGACGTGCTCGACTTCGCGCGCTCGTGCGGCGAGGTCGCGCCGCAGTTCGTGGACCCGGAGCACCCGGAGTTCCGCGCGGTGCCCACCTTCACTTCGCGCTACGTGGGCCGGCGCGTGCTGCCCGACAACTTCCCGCGCTTCTCGAGCGGCTTCGGCTTCGACGCGGGCAAGTGCGTGCAGGCGCTCGCTCCGCTGCGGCCCGGCGACAAGATCGTCGCCAAGAGCTGCATCCACGACATCTACACCAAGACCGGCCGCTCCGGAACGATGCTGTTCATCGTGCACCGCATGGAGTTCACCAACCAGCGCGGCGAGCACGTGTCGACCGTGGACTGGCGCATGGTGCAGCGGGCGGGGGCGTGA
- a CDS encoding MaoC/PaaZ C-terminal domain-containing protein: protein MSRTSHSQVEFGEELPPLEPDVSLENVKRFVRAAGMSFERFTDHEAAKREGLPGAIVPGIMSQGILAALIHRWAPGARILRIDTVFRAPVLVGSRPRATGVITEKDDARGTVEIDLTIQNEAHESPVVGTATVAL, encoded by the coding sequence ATGAGCCGCACGAGTCACTCCCAGGTCGAATTCGGCGAGGAGCTGCCGCCGCTCGAGCCCGACGTGTCGCTCGAGAACGTGAAGCGCTTCGTGCGCGCCGCGGGCATGAGCTTCGAGCGCTTCACCGACCACGAGGCGGCCAAGCGCGAGGGGCTGCCCGGGGCGATCGTGCCCGGGATCATGAGTCAGGGCATCCTGGCGGCGCTGATCCACCGCTGGGCGCCGGGCGCGCGCATCCTGCGCATCGACACGGTGTTCCGCGCGCCGGTGCTGGTCGGCTCGCGCCCGCGCGCCACCGGCGTGATCACCGAAAAAGACGACGCGCGCGGTACGGTGGAGATCGACCTCACGATCCAGAACGAGGCGCACGAGTCACCCGTGGTCGGCACGGCGACGGTCGCGCTGTGA
- a CDS encoding glucose 1-dehydrogenase, protein MSGGLVEGKVALVTGAGKGIGRACALAFAREGAQVLVSDQDAAGCESVAKEIAAAGGVARSKRADVTREDDVAALVADCLSAFGRLDCAHNNAGGPVGGGPVHTLSLAHWHATLELNLSSVFYCLKHEIPVMQRQGAGSIVNTASGAGLIAVPQLGHYAAAKHGVLGLTKAAALENARTGVRINAVCPGTIDTPTLRAAMQLQPKMGERWLASQPGGRFGTPEEIAEAVVWLSSDRASFVTGESFVVDGGAVMR, encoded by the coding sequence GTGAGCGGCGGTCTGGTCGAGGGCAAGGTCGCGCTGGTGACCGGCGCGGGGAAGGGCATCGGCCGCGCCTGCGCGCTGGCGTTCGCGCGCGAGGGCGCGCAGGTCCTGGTCTCGGACCAGGACGCCGCGGGCTGCGAGTCGGTGGCGAAGGAGATCGCGGCCGCGGGCGGCGTCGCCCGTTCCAAGCGGGCCGACGTGACTCGCGAGGACGACGTGGCGGCGCTGGTCGCGGACTGCCTGTCGGCCTTCGGCCGGCTCGACTGCGCGCACAACAACGCGGGCGGGCCCGTGGGCGGCGGCCCGGTCCACACGCTCTCGCTCGCGCACTGGCACGCCACGCTCGAGCTCAACCTGTCGAGCGTCTTCTACTGTCTCAAGCACGAGATCCCGGTCATGCAACGCCAGGGCGCGGGCTCGATCGTGAACACCGCCTCGGGCGCGGGGCTCATCGCCGTGCCCCAGCTCGGTCACTACGCGGCCGCCAAGCACGGCGTGCTCGGGCTCACCAAGGCCGCGGCGCTCGAGAACGCGAGGACCGGCGTGCGCATCAACGCGGTGTGTCCGGGCACGATCGACACGCCCACGCTGCGCGCGGCCATGCAGCTCCAGCCCAAGATGGGCGAGCGCTGGCTGGCGAGTCAGCCCGGCGGCCGCTTCGGCACGCCGGAGGAGATCGCCGAGGCCGTCGTCTGGCTCAGCTCCGACCGCGCGTCGTTCGTGACGGGTGAGTCGTTTGTGGTCGACGGCGGCGCCGTCATGCGGTAA
- a CDS encoding PilZ domain-containing protein, with protein sequence MSHRFTPLILSLSPPESYAPLARITLSRAGYSIVSADRWAEMSQSVATVPHLAIADLECGGIGVPPSTPWIALAPRGAPHPTRVPVVGLVERPAQFHALYRVLQLALEPTPRASARVPTSLAAHCRGETGNWDARVVSLSRDGCLLWRDENTPEGELVNLDFELPNWGRVQVAGQTVYRRATETALAFRDVSAPHGRSIQRFVEEKLLTTS encoded by the coding sequence ATGTCTCACCGGTTCACGCCGCTCATCCTGTCCCTGTCGCCGCCCGAGAGCTATGCGCCGCTGGCGCGCATCACGTTGTCGCGCGCGGGTTACTCGATCGTCTCCGCGGACCGCTGGGCGGAGATGTCGCAGAGCGTCGCCACGGTGCCACACCTGGCGATCGCGGACCTCGAGTGCGGCGGCATCGGCGTTCCGCCTTCCACGCCCTGGATCGCGCTCGCGCCGCGCGGCGCGCCGCACCCGACGCGCGTGCCCGTGGTGGGCCTGGTCGAGCGGCCCGCGCAGTTCCACGCGCTGTACCGGGTGCTGCAGCTCGCGCTCGAGCCCACGCCGCGCGCCAGCGCGCGCGTGCCCACCAGCCTCGCCGCCCACTGCCGCGGAGAGACCGGGAACTGGGATGCGCGCGTCGTGTCACTCTCGCGCGACGGCTGCCTCCTGTGGCGCGACGAGAACACGCCCGAGGGCGAGCTCGTGAACCTGGACTTCGAGCTGCCGAACTGGGGCCGGGTGCAGGTCGCCGGGCAGACCGTCTACCGGCGCGCGACCGAGACCGCGCTGGCGTTCCGCGACGTGTCGGCGCCGCACGGCCGCTCGATCCAGCGCTTCGTCGAGGAAAAGCTACTCACCACCAGCTGA
- a CDS encoding CaiB/BaiF CoA-transferase family protein has product MGPLAGLRIVEIAGIGPGPYCAMVLADMGAEVLRVERPPKAPPGDARFDLLSRGRRCIALDLKRPAGVAAVLRLVERADALLEGFRPGVMERLGLGPDVCLARNPRLVYGRMTGFGQSGPLSQAAGHDINYIALAGALGPIGRRGAPPTPPLNLVGDFGGGGLLLAFGVTCALLERQRSGKGQVVDAAMVDGAAALMTVFHGAQQSGFWSEERGTNLLDTGSHFYDAYETADGQYVAIGAIEPQFYAELLKRAGIDGESLPAQLDRARWPEAKAAFARLFKTRTREEWCKLLEGSDACFAPVLSMSEARSHPHNVARGLFVDVAGVTQPRPAPRFSRTDSGVQRPPARVGEHTEEALRDWGFAPEEIAALRSSAGGE; this is encoded by the coding sequence ATGGGACCTCTGGCGGGATTGCGGATCGTGGAGATCGCGGGCATCGGCCCCGGGCCGTACTGCGCGATGGTGCTGGCGGACATGGGCGCCGAGGTGCTGCGCGTCGAGCGCCCGCCCAAGGCTCCGCCGGGCGATGCGCGCTTCGACCTGCTCTCGCGCGGCCGGCGCTGCATCGCGCTCGACCTGAAGCGGCCCGCGGGCGTGGCCGCGGTGTTGCGCCTGGTGGAGCGGGCGGACGCGCTGCTCGAGGGCTTCCGGCCGGGAGTCATGGAGAGACTCGGGCTCGGGCCCGACGTGTGTCTCGCGAGGAACCCGAGGCTCGTGTACGGGCGCATGACCGGCTTCGGCCAGAGCGGGCCGCTGTCCCAGGCCGCCGGTCACGACATCAACTACATCGCGCTCGCGGGCGCGCTCGGCCCGATCGGGCGCCGCGGCGCGCCGCCCACGCCGCCGCTGAACCTGGTGGGTGACTTCGGCGGCGGCGGCCTGTTGCTGGCGTTCGGAGTGACCTGCGCGCTCTTGGAGCGGCAGCGCTCGGGCAAGGGCCAGGTGGTCGACGCGGCCATGGTCGACGGCGCCGCCGCGCTCATGACCGTGTTCCACGGCGCGCAGCAGTCGGGCTTCTGGAGCGAGGAGCGCGGCACCAACCTGCTCGACACCGGCTCGCACTTCTACGACGCCTACGAGACCGCCGACGGCCAGTACGTGGCGATCGGCGCGATCGAGCCGCAGTTCTACGCGGAGCTCTTGAAGCGCGCGGGCATCGACGGCGAGTCACTCCCGGCGCAGCTCGACCGCGCGCGCTGGCCCGAGGCCAAGGCCGCGTTCGCGCGCCTGTTCAAGACCCGCACGCGCGAGGAGTGGTGCAAGCTGCTCGAGGGCAGCGACGCCTGCTTCGCGCCCGTGCTGTCGATGTCCGAGGCGCGCAGTCATCCGCACAACGTGGCGCGCGGGCTGTTCGTGGACGTGGCGGGCGTGACTCAGCCGCGCCCGGCGCCGCGCTTCAGCCGCACCGACTCGGGGGTTCAGCGCCCGCCCGCGCGCGTGGGCGAGCACACCGAGGAAGCGCTGCGCGACTGGGGCTTCGCGCCGGAAGAGATCGCGGCGCTGCGCAGCTCAGCTGGTGGTGAGTAG
- a CDS encoding amidohydrolase family protein, whose protein sequence is MPMPTGIGVIDLMLAIPTEDTSRWYEFMKPLLRDRESREQFKMPAEYMFKGIPGFTPGTDFLKFVVGEMDKYGIARAMISVDEGGESSIRALKEYPERFFASYEVNPNNGMDEVRKIVALHQRFGLKALTAFPSGLCPQVPIDDKRFYPIYAKAVELDLPICVCSGVPGPRLPMAPQHVERIDEVCWFFPELKFVMRHGAEPWTALAVKLMLKWPNLYYSTSAFAPKHYPKDIVDFANTRGADKVMYAGYFPMGLSLERIFAELPNVPFREHVWPKFLRDNAVRVFKL, encoded by the coding sequence ATGCCCATGCCCACCGGAATCGGGGTCATCGACCTCATGCTGGCGATCCCGACCGAAGACACCAGCCGCTGGTACGAGTTCATGAAGCCGCTCTTGCGCGATCGCGAGAGCCGAGAGCAGTTCAAGATGCCGGCGGAGTACATGTTCAAGGGCATCCCCGGCTTCACGCCGGGCACCGACTTCCTGAAGTTCGTGGTCGGCGAGATGGACAAGTACGGCATCGCGCGCGCCATGATCTCGGTCGACGAGGGCGGTGAGTCGTCGATCCGTGCGCTCAAGGAGTATCCCGAGCGCTTCTTCGCCAGCTACGAGGTGAACCCGAACAACGGCATGGACGAGGTGCGCAAGATCGTCGCGTTGCACCAGCGCTTCGGTCTGAAGGCGCTCACGGCGTTCCCGTCGGGCCTGTGCCCGCAAGTGCCGATCGACGACAAGCGCTTCTACCCCATCTACGCCAAGGCGGTCGAGCTCGATCTGCCCATCTGCGTCTGCAGCGGCGTTCCAGGCCCGCGCCTGCCAATGGCGCCACAGCACGTCGAACGCATCGACGAGGTGTGCTGGTTCTTCCCCGAGCTGAAGTTCGTCATGCGCCACGGCGCCGAGCCGTGGACCGCGCTGGCGGTGAAGCTCATGCTCAAGTGGCCCAACCTGTACTACTCGACCTCGGCCTTCGCGCCCAAACACTACCCGAAGGACATCGTCGACTTCGCCAACACGCGCGGAGCCGACAAGGTCATGTACGCGGGCTACTTCCCCATGGGCCTGTCACTCGAGCGCATCTTCGCCGAGCTGCCCAACGTGCCCTTCCGCGAGCACGTGTGGCCGAAGTTCCTGCGCGACAACGCGGTCCGGGTGTTCAAGCTCTAG